The following proteins are encoded in a genomic region of Thermaerobacter sp. FW80:
- a CDS encoding IS256 family transposase: protein MSRIPPSQQLAELARQLAAQAREGTEVEDLTHALVRLGARKLIQELLEAEVTELLGRGRYERREPGQEGARNGYKPRTLRCAEGRLEIDVPQVRGMEGLCQPTLWRALKRRTDVLERLVVEMYARGLSTRDIEDALAELAGSEAPLLSRSTVSRITEALHEEFEAFAQRDLSGLDVVYLFADAIYESLRRQAGCREGILVTWAILSDGSKVLVHLSLGNKERYEDWLEHFRDLVRRGLKTPLTVTTDGAPGLIQAVEAMWPEAERIRCWVHKMRNVLDKVPEEARPVLKPYLEAIRDAPDIEQGRRLVAEVVERFGREYPSAMRSLQEDLEASLAHLRLPAAHRKHVRTTNLVERSFEEERRRAKVIPRFRSERECLKLVFAVLWRASERWRRVQFSEHERKQLERYIEERQRQRAAQKEVSPAATVA, encoded by the coding sequence ATGTCCAGGATACCACCCAGCCAGCAGTTGGCGGAGCTGGCCCGGCAGCTGGCCGCGCAGGCCCGGGAGGGTACTGAGGTCGAGGACCTGACCCATGCCCTCGTCCGCCTGGGCGCCCGCAAGCTCATCCAGGAGCTGCTGGAGGCAGAGGTCACGGAGCTTTTGGGGCGCGGACGCTACGAGCGGCGCGAGCCTGGCCAGGAAGGCGCCCGCAACGGCTACAAGCCGCGGACGCTGCGTTGCGCCGAGGGGCGGCTCGAGATCGACGTCCCCCAGGTGCGGGGCATGGAGGGACTGTGCCAGCCCACGCTGTGGAGGGCCCTCAAGCGGCGGACGGACGTGCTGGAGCGCCTGGTGGTGGAGATGTACGCCCGGGGCCTCTCTACCCGGGACATCGAGGATGCGCTGGCGGAGCTGGCGGGCAGCGAAGCGCCGCTTTTGAGCCGGTCCACCGTGAGCCGGATCACCGAGGCGCTCCACGAGGAGTTCGAGGCCTTTGCCCAGCGGGACCTGTCAGGCCTCGACGTGGTGTACCTGTTCGCCGACGCCATCTACGAGTCGCTGCGCCGGCAGGCGGGCTGCCGTGAGGGCATCCTGGTCACCTGGGCCATCTTGAGCGACGGCAGCAAGGTGCTGGTGCACCTGAGCCTGGGCAACAAGGAGCGCTACGAGGACTGGCTGGAGCACTTCCGGGATCTGGTGCGCCGGGGGCTGAAGACGCCGCTGACGGTGACGACGGACGGGGCGCCGGGGCTGATCCAGGCGGTGGAAGCCATGTGGCCGGAGGCGGAGCGCATCCGCTGCTGGGTGCACAAGATGCGGAACGTGCTGGACAAGGTGCCGGAGGAGGCGCGGCCCGTGCTCAAGCCCTACCTGGAGGCGATCCGGGACGCACCGGATATCGAGCAGGGCCGGCGGCTGGTGGCCGAGGTGGTGGAGCGGTTCGGGCGGGAGTATCCCTCGGCCATGCGGAGCCTGCAGGAGGACCTGGAAGCGAGCCTGGCGCACCTGCGGCTACCCGCCGCCCACCGCAAGCATGTCCGGACCACCAACCTGGTGGAGCGCAGCTTCGAGGAGGAGCGGCGGCGCGCCAAGGTGATCCCGCGGTTTCGGAGCGAGCGGGAGTGCCTGAAGCTAGTCTTCGCCGTGCTGTGGCGGGCGAGTGAGCGCTGGCGGCGGGTGCAGTTCAGCGAGCACGAACGAAAGCAGCTGGAGCGCTACATCGAGGAGCGGCAACGGCAAAGAGCGGCGCAGAAAGAGGTTTCACCCGCTGCCACCGTGGCATGA
- a CDS encoding ISLre2 family transposase, producing MKDVIRRIGEITLQLARVVEKALWEAPDFRALEVAVVRGAQEAARQLLVTALEALDRQLMEQRDRRQLKCVNQQPRSLITWVGEIQWERRYYQERPSGARRFLLDEVLGLAPRQRYSPLVQEFGIQLCTQVPFAAAADWLERVSCGAVRLSAMALWADVQAAGARADEAAKAQREAVFERGEIPPGSRPAAAVDLEFDELLVRGRRRGPDGQKERIALMHALAYEGKATDARGRTVLKNRRVHVAVGEGTASIEEALAAFAAEWDWARVEQCTVGGDGAPWIRKALEYLPQASYRLDPFHLKRAMRRGLQHDAEAHRQLAAALAEGKPWREVETILDAARRRARGEARDRVQELKQYLKNHWDGIVADANARRLGAIEAENYHVLARRMKRRGAAWSERGARHLARLLAARANGELDRYARPVWQRRQAPPVAPTPQGRLFGQRLSRSDVEDVAQWLRVRIPALYGPHADREWVKALRHLAGLSVA from the coding sequence ATGAAGGACGTGATTCGCCGCATCGGGGAGATCACCCTGCAGCTTGCTCGGGTTGTGGAAAAGGCCCTGTGGGAGGCTCCGGACTTTCGAGCGCTGGAGGTGGCCGTGGTCCGAGGGGCGCAGGAGGCCGCGCGGCAACTGTTGGTCACGGCTTTGGAGGCGCTGGACCGGCAGCTGATGGAGCAGCGGGACCGGCGGCAACTGAAGTGCGTCAATCAGCAACCGCGGAGCCTGATCACGTGGGTGGGTGAGATCCAGTGGGAACGACGGTATTACCAGGAGCGGCCGAGCGGCGCACGGCGGTTCTTGCTGGATGAAGTGCTCGGGCTGGCGCCGCGGCAGCGATACTCGCCGCTGGTGCAGGAGTTCGGGATTCAGCTGTGCACCCAAGTGCCGTTTGCGGCGGCAGCGGACTGGCTGGAGCGGGTGAGCTGCGGGGCCGTGCGGCTGAGCGCCATGGCCTTGTGGGCGGATGTGCAGGCGGCCGGGGCCCGAGCGGACGAAGCGGCGAAGGCGCAGCGGGAGGCGGTGTTTGAGCGGGGCGAGATCCCGCCCGGGAGCCGGCCGGCGGCCGCCGTCGACTTGGAGTTTGACGAGCTGTTGGTGCGGGGCCGGCGGCGCGGGCCGGATGGGCAGAAAGAGCGGATTGCGCTGATGCATGCGCTGGCGTATGAGGGCAAGGCGACGGACGCGCGGGGGCGGACGGTGCTGAAGAACCGGCGGGTGCACGTGGCCGTGGGCGAAGGGACGGCGTCCATCGAGGAGGCGCTGGCGGCCTTTGCGGCGGAGTGGGACTGGGCCCGGGTGGAACAGTGCACGGTGGGTGGGGACGGGGCGCCGTGGATCCGCAAGGCCCTTGAGTACCTCCCACAGGCTTCGTATCGCCTCGATCCGTTCCACCTGAAACGGGCCATGCGGCGGGGACTGCAGCACGACGCGGAAGCCCACCGGCAGCTGGCGGCGGCCCTGGCCGAGGGGAAGCCGTGGCGCGAGGTGGAGACGATCCTGGATGCGGCTCGCCGGCGGGCGCGGGGTGAAGCGCGCGACCGCGTCCAAGAACTGAAGCAGTACTTGAAGAACCACTGGGACGGCATCGTGGCCGACGCGAACGCGCGGCGGCTCGGTGCGATCGAGGCGGAGAACTACCACGTGCTGGCCCGGCGAATGAAGCGGCGCGGGGCCGCGTGGAGCGAGCGAGGGGCTCGGCACCTGGCCCGGCTGTTGGCGGCTCGAGCGAACGGGGAGCTCGATCGCTACGCGCGTCCGGTCTGGCAGCGCCGCCAGGCGCCACCGGTGGCCCCGACCCCGCAAGGCCGGCTGTTCGGGCAGCGCCTGAGCCGGAGCGACGTGGAGGATGTCGCCCAGTGGCTGCGGGTGCGGATCCCGGCGCTCTACGGACCCCATGCGGACCGCGAGTGGGTGAAGGCGCTGCGGCATCTGGCCGGCCTTTCTGTGGCGTGA
- the cbiB gene encoding adenosylcobinamide-phosphate synthase CbiB, giving the protein MTATDRVVPLLLALLLDALWGEPPNRWHPVAWMGTGIGAASCRAPSSAPGRLAYGAAVVVAGAVAAAGAGLVAERLLATMPRALAWVAAAVVLKTTFSARRLAEIARQVHAVLAAGDVCQARCLVGYHLVSRDTRGLDAPRLAAATIESVAENASDSVVAPLFYYVLAGLPGALAYRFLNTADAMLGYRDPSREWLGKAAARADDAANLIPARLTAALLVLAAACLREDARGALSIWRQDAGKTASPNAGHPMSAMAGALGVELEKAGHYKLGAGLALPGPSDIERAVRLFYGTVAMAIVLACAVIALRA; this is encoded by the coding sequence ATGACGGCTACCGACCGGGTGGTCCCCCTCCTGCTGGCTCTGCTCCTCGACGCGCTGTGGGGGGAGCCCCCCAACCGGTGGCATCCCGTCGCCTGGATGGGGACGGGGATCGGGGCTGCATCCTGCCGCGCACCTTCCTCGGCACCCGGACGGCTGGCGTACGGGGCCGCCGTGGTGGTGGCGGGCGCCGTGGCGGCAGCCGGTGCCGGGCTGGTGGCTGAGCGCCTCCTGGCCACGATGCCTCGGGCCTTGGCCTGGGTCGCCGCGGCAGTGGTGCTGAAGACAACGTTCTCCGCACGCCGGCTCGCGGAAATTGCCCGCCAGGTGCACGCGGTCCTGGCCGCGGGCGATGTGTGCCAGGCCCGGTGCCTGGTGGGGTACCACCTCGTGAGCCGCGACACCCGCGGCCTGGATGCTCCCCGGCTGGCGGCAGCGACGATCGAGTCCGTAGCCGAGAACGCGTCGGACAGCGTGGTCGCGCCGCTCTTCTACTACGTCCTCGCGGGCCTACCCGGGGCGCTGGCGTACCGGTTCCTCAACACCGCGGACGCCATGCTGGGCTACCGTGATCCGTCCCGCGAGTGGCTGGGCAAGGCGGCGGCCCGAGCCGACGACGCGGCCAACCTGATCCCCGCACGGCTGACCGCGGCCCTGCTGGTACTCGCGGCCGCCTGCCTCCGCGAGGATGCACGGGGAGCTCTCAGCATCTGGCGGCAAGACGCCGGCAAGACGGCAAGTCCCAACGCCGGTCATCCCATGAGCGCCATGGCCGGTGCGCTGGGGGTGGAACTGGAGAAGGCCGGGCACTACAAGTTGGGCGCGGGGCTGGCCCTGCCCGGACCGAGCGACATCGAGCGGGCCGTCCGGCTCTTCTACGGCACCGTGGCGATGGCCATCGTCCTGGCGTGCGCCGTCATCGCGTTGCGGGCGTGA
- a CDS encoding IS256 family transposase: MSRIPPSQQLAELARQLAAQAREGTEVEDLTHALVRLGARKLIQELLEAEVTELLGRGRYERREPGQEGARNGYKPRTLRCAEGRLEIDVPQVRGMEGLCQPTLWRALKRRTDVLERLVVEMYARGLSTRDIEDALAELAGSEAPLLSRSTVSRITEALHEEFEAFAQRDLSGLDVVYLFADAIDESLRRQAGCREGILVTWAILSDGSKVLVHLSLGNKERYEDWLEHFRDLVRRGLKTPLTVTTDGAPGLIQAVEAMWPEAERIRCWVHKMRNVLDKVPEEARPVLKPYLEAIRDAPDIEQGRRLVAEVVERFGREYPSAMRSLQEDLEASLAHLRLPAAHRKHVRTTNLVERSFEEERRRAKVIPRFRSERECLKLVFAVLWRASERWRRVQFSEHERKQLERYIEERQRQRAAQKEVSPAATVA; this comes from the coding sequence ATGTCCAGGATACCACCCAGCCAGCAGTTGGCGGAGCTGGCCCGGCAGCTGGCCGCGCAGGCCCGGGAGGGTACTGAGGTCGAGGACCTGACCCATGCCCTCGTCCGCCTGGGCGCCCGCAAGCTCATCCAGGAGCTGCTGGAGGCAGAGGTCACGGAGCTTTTGGGGCGCGGACGCTACGAGCGGCGCGAGCCTGGCCAGGAAGGCGCCCGCAACGGCTACAAGCCGCGGACGCTGCGTTGCGCCGAGGGGCGGCTCGAGATCGACGTCCCCCAGGTGCGGGGCATGGAGGGACTGTGCCAGCCCACGCTGTGGAGGGCCCTCAAGCGGCGGACGGACGTGCTGGAGCGCCTGGTGGTGGAGATGTACGCCCGGGGCCTCTCTACCCGGGACATCGAGGATGCGCTGGCGGAGCTGGCGGGCAGCGAAGCGCCGCTTTTGAGCCGGTCCACCGTGAGCCGGATCACCGAGGCGCTCCACGAGGAGTTCGAGGCCTTTGCCCAGCGGGACCTGTCAGGCCTCGACGTGGTGTACCTGTTCGCCGACGCCATCGACGAGTCGCTGCGCCGGCAGGCGGGCTGCCGTGAGGGCATCCTGGTCACCTGGGCCATCTTGAGCGACGGCAGCAAGGTGCTGGTGCACCTGAGCCTGGGCAACAAGGAGCGCTACGAGGACTGGCTGGAGCACTTCCGGGATCTGGTGCGCCGGGGGCTGAAGACGCCGCTGACGGTGACGACGGACGGGGCGCCGGGGCTGATCCAGGCGGTGGAAGCCATGTGGCCGGAGGCGGAGCGCATCCGCTGCTGGGTGCACAAGATGCGGAACGTGCTGGACAAGGTGCCGGAGGAGGCGCGGCCCGTGCTCAAGCCCTACCTGGAGGCGATCCGGGACGCACCGGATATCGAGCAGGGCCGGCGGCTGGTGGCCGAGGTGGTGGAGCGGTTCGGGCGGGAGTATCCCTCGGCCATGCGGAGCCTGCAGGAGGACCTGGAAGCGAGCCTGGCGCACCTGCGGCTACCCGCCGCCCACCGCAAGCATGTCCGGACCACCAACCTGGTGGAGCGCAGCTTCGAGGAGGAGCGGCGGCGCGCCAAGGTGATCCCGCGGTTTCGGAGCGAGCGGGAGTGCCTGAAGCTAGTCTTCGCCGTGCTGTGGCGGGCGAGTGAGCGCTGGCGGCGGGTGCAGTTCAGCGAGCACGAACGAAAGCAGCTGGAGCGCTACATCGAGGAGCGGCAACGGCAAAGAGCGGCGCAGAAAGAGGTTTCACCCGCTGCCACCGTGGCATGA
- a CDS encoding tyrosine-type recombinase/integrase: MHLKGMLEQLEAYWLFQRHLRPSTVRAYRREVVAYLRWLEEQPWGTDWIEKLRAVDEKMAANYIRTALSRRPAAHRANQVPSFLRRKIYALRSLYEGLNWMGVRVANPFARLHPPADDRLPGYLLPAEVRRLLAAIREGRGLTERERASFEWTGPRDMAIVVLALYQGLALREICSLDIDDVDLTAEQLRVKGRRHLLPLHPVSTEALAAYLKVRPPAATVALFLTRRGERASARTVERIVATWAERAGVRANPKLLRSTFAAHLTAQTSLETETLAELLGYRNPQHVERYRQAALEIKRQALRKLSYDW, translated from the coding sequence GTGCACCTCAAGGGAATGCTGGAACAACTCGAGGCCTACTGGCTCTTTCAGCGGCACCTGCGGCCCTCGACGGTCCGGGCATATCGGAGGGAAGTGGTCGCGTATCTGCGCTGGCTTGAGGAACAACCTTGGGGCACCGACTGGATCGAGAAACTCCGAGCGGTCGATGAAAAGATGGCCGCCAACTACATCAGAACCGCGCTAAGTCGTCGTCCGGCGGCCCATAGGGCAAACCAGGTGCCCTCCTTCCTCCGTCGAAAGATCTACGCACTGCGCTCCCTTTATGAAGGCCTTAACTGGATGGGCGTCCGGGTCGCGAACCCGTTTGCCCGCCTGCACCCGCCGGCGGACGACCGCTTGCCGGGTTATCTCCTCCCGGCAGAGGTCCGGCGCTTGCTTGCTGCCATCCGAGAGGGGCGGGGGCTGACGGAGCGGGAGCGGGCGTCCTTTGAATGGACGGGCCCGCGGGATATGGCGATTGTCGTGCTGGCGCTTTACCAGGGCCTTGCGCTGCGGGAGATTTGCAGCTTGGACATCGACGACGTCGATCTTACGGCAGAGCAGCTGCGCGTCAAGGGGCGGCGTCACCTGCTCCCCCTACACCCTGTGAGCACCGAGGCCCTTGCGGCTTATCTCAAGGTTCGCCCGCCAGCGGCCACCGTCGCCTTGTTTTTAACCCGACGAGGCGAACGTGCGTCGGCCCGGACCGTCGAGCGCATCGTCGCGACGTGGGCCGAACGGGCAGGCGTCCGGGCAAACCCTAAGCTCCTGCGTAGCACGTTTGCGGCTCACCTCACCGCTCAGACCTCCCTGGAGACCGAGACGTTAGCAGAACTCCTCGGGTACCGAAACCCTCAGCATGTGGAGCGGTACCGGCAAGCAGCCCTCGAGATCAAACGTCAGGCCCTGCGGAAGCTAAGTTACGATTGGTAG
- a CDS encoding histidinol-phosphate transaminase, with translation MLPQPKSAIANVPFVTHGAADPAELEAWGLDPEEVVDFSVNDNPYGPSPAVTRALASVPAHRYPDREARALRRALSARLGVGPERIVAGNGASELLWLVALGYIRSRDTVMIVGPTFGEYERVARLMGARVQFWRARAETGFAVDPDGVAAVLDTVRPAVVFLCTPNNPTGTLVPTDVIARWARAHPACLFVVDESYFEFAAYRLAGLRSAIELDLDNILVIRSLTKLYGLAGLRLGYAVAPPQVVAVLHRVAPPWHVNAVAQAAGVAALTDEAHVGRSLARVWDACDKFRRGLETLGLAPLPSATHFFLLDVGDGAAWRRRLLRYGLVVRDCASFGLPQYIRLATRREEENERLLATLARERRRAT, from the coding sequence GTGCTGCCGCAACCGAAGTCGGCGATTGCCAACGTCCCTTTTGTCACGCACGGCGCAGCCGATCCGGCCGAGTTGGAAGCCTGGGGCCTCGACCCAGAGGAGGTCGTCGACTTTAGTGTCAACGACAACCCTTATGGCCCGTCGCCTGCTGTGACACGGGCGCTGGCCTCGGTGCCGGCGCATCGCTACCCGGACCGAGAGGCGCGGGCTCTGCGGCGCGCCCTGTCTGCCCGCCTCGGGGTGGGACCCGAGCGCATCGTCGCCGGCAACGGGGCCAGCGAGCTGCTCTGGCTGGTTGCTCTGGGGTACATCCGCTCCAGAGACACCGTGATGATCGTGGGGCCCACCTTTGGCGAGTACGAACGGGTGGCCCGGCTGATGGGGGCCCGGGTGCAGTTCTGGCGGGCGCGGGCGGAAACGGGGTTCGCTGTGGACCCGGACGGGGTCGCGGCCGTGCTCGACACGGTCCGCCCCGCCGTCGTGTTCCTATGCACCCCCAACAACCCGACGGGAACGCTGGTTCCGACCGACGTGATCGCTCGCTGGGCCCGGGCGCACCCAGCTTGCCTTTTCGTGGTGGACGAGTCGTATTTCGAATTCGCCGCCTACCGTCTCGCCGGCCTCCGCTCCGCCATCGAGTTGGATCTCGACAATATCCTCGTCATCCGGTCCCTGACGAAGCTCTACGGCTTGGCGGGGCTACGGTTGGGTTATGCCGTCGCGCCCCCGCAGGTGGTAGCCGTTTTGCATCGCGTGGCGCCGCCCTGGCATGTGAACGCCGTCGCCCAGGCGGCAGGCGTGGCCGCCTTGACGGATGAGGCGCACGTGGGGCGGTCTCTCGCCAGGGTGTGGGACGCCTGTGATAAGTTCCGCCGGGGGCTCGAAACGCTGGGCCTCGCTCCCCTTCCCTCAGCGACGCACTTCTTCCTGCTCGATGTCGGTGATGGGGCTGCCTGGCGGCGTCGCTTGCTCCGGTACGGTCTCGTCGTACGGGACTGCGCGTCCTTCGGACTTCCCCAGTACATCCGGCTTGCGACCCGACGCGAGGAAGAGAACGAGCGCCTGCTGGCGACGCTGGCAAGGGAAAGGAGGCGTGCCACCTGA
- a CDS encoding nicotinate-nucleotide--dimethylbenzimidazole phosphoribosyltransferase — protein sequence MRKVRSYEPLTGETETGHTVAGLLRDGRPVTVPPPDEEAGARARARLDELAKPPGSLAELENLGARLAAVTGRVPPTLGRKAVVVMAADHGVVEDGVSAYPQKVTALMVRTILEGRAAINVLARQAGATVVCVDVGVRGPIPGVDGASAAGRAGGGADGEPGRFDFLPAGVRFVRARVRPGTSNMTRGPAMTRQDARQALAAGARLAADLAAEGFGLLATGEIGIGNTTASAAVVSTLIGLPPERVVGPGTGLDAAGMARKRDAVRRALETNGPDPSDALDVLAKVGGFEIAALAGLIVGAAALRLPVVLDGVVAGAAALVAEALAPGTRHYLIAGHLSAEPAHRVALERLGLRPCLDLGLRLGEGTGAVLAFHLVEAAVRVMTEMASLRSVLETGSA from the coding sequence ATGCGAAAGGTTCGCAGCTACGAGCCCCTAACCGGGGAGACCGAGACCGGGCACACCGTGGCCGGGTTGTTGCGCGACGGCCGGCCGGTAACCGTCCCACCGCCGGACGAGGAGGCCGGAGCCCGGGCGCGGGCACGGCTCGATGAGCTGGCCAAGCCGCCGGGCAGCCTGGCTGAGCTGGAAAACCTGGGAGCTCGCCTTGCCGCGGTGACGGGGCGGGTCCCGCCAACCCTGGGTCGCAAGGCGGTGGTCGTGATGGCGGCTGATCACGGCGTCGTCGAGGATGGGGTCAGCGCCTATCCGCAGAAGGTCACCGCCTTGATGGTCCGCACAATCCTGGAGGGCAGGGCCGCCATCAACGTCCTGGCTCGCCAGGCCGGCGCGACGGTGGTGTGCGTCGACGTGGGGGTGCGGGGCCCGATCCCGGGCGTCGACGGCGCTTCTGCCGCCGGTAGGGCAGGTGGCGGGGCCGATGGCGAGCCTGGCCGGTTTGATTTCCTACCCGCGGGGGTCCGCTTCGTACGGGCCCGGGTGCGCCCGGGAACGTCCAATATGACGCGAGGACCGGCCATGACGCGCCAGGATGCCCGGCAGGCGCTGGCCGCCGGAGCCCGCCTCGCCGCGGATCTGGCCGCAGAGGGGTTCGGGCTGCTGGCCACGGGCGAGATCGGCATCGGCAACACCACGGCGAGCGCCGCCGTCGTCAGCACCTTGATCGGCCTCCCGCCGGAACGGGTCGTCGGACCGGGGACGGGGCTCGACGCGGCCGGAATGGCCCGGAAGCGGGACGCCGTGCGGCGGGCCTTGGAAACGAACGGCCCCGACCCGTCCGATGCCCTGGACGTACTGGCCAAGGTGGGCGGGTTTGAAATCGCGGCCCTGGCCGGCCTGATCGTGGGTGCGGCCGCGTTGCGGCTGCCGGTGGTCCTGGACGGCGTGGTGGCGGGGGCCGCGGCCCTGGTCGCCGAGGCCCTGGCACCCGGTACCCGGCACTATCTGATTGCCGGACACCTGTCGGCCGAACCGGCCCACCGCGTCGCCCTGGAACGGCTGGGCCTCCGCCCCTGCCTCGACCTCGGCCTCCGTCTCGGCGAGGGGACGGGCGCGGTGCTCGCGTTCCACCTCGTGGAGGCGGCGGTGCGGGTGATGACGGAGATGGCCTCGTTGCGATCCGTGCTGGAAACCGGGAGCGCGTGA
- a CDS encoding IS200/IS605 family accessory protein TnpB-related protein has product MIGPMQATFQTKIQDRSVYPALDALAALYGRLLRRLFVDLYVRKRPLVECKRESIARYGITARYFNALATELKAKVKAAEEAHRHHLAHLRGQIQSTERAIAKLHKQEKALASGKGRWATLSPEERAARRRRVRFRLHQKKRRLAMLRARLEAAEARTGSPPICFGSRRLFHRQFHLEANGFASHDAWRKAWRDARSQSFFCLGSKDERSGNQTCSLLGDRLRLRVPNALAGRFGRHVWLHGVRFPYGQDVILAALASGQAISYRFVRKNSAWYVFATTERPAAPITTSRRAGALGADLNPDRLAVAEVDRFGNPVAARDIRLPLQGKRREQVKAILGDAVADLVAWAKGAGKPIVVEHLDFREKKTRLREDDKRYARKLSAFAYGKFYALLMARAAREGVEVLRVNPAFTSVIGKVKFMARYGLSPHAAAAVAIARRGLGFGERLRSGTARPLPARNRGRHVWSDWRRIAPSVRGKRAHRLYERSSEDAPGRGEPRSTRAPAASRPHGPGCDGLAWGPGCDPPARIVGSTVRPAS; this is encoded by the coding sequence ATGATCGGGCCGATGCAGGCGACCTTCCAGACGAAGATTCAAGACCGGTCGGTTTACCCGGCCCTGGACGCCCTCGCCGCCCTGTACGGTCGCCTGCTGCGCCGGTTGTTCGTCGATCTCTACGTGCGGAAGCGTCCCCTTGTCGAGTGCAAGCGGGAATCCATTGCTCGCTACGGCATCACAGCCCGCTACTTCAACGCGCTGGCCACCGAACTCAAGGCCAAGGTGAAGGCGGCGGAGGAAGCCCATCGGCACCATCTGGCGCACCTGCGCGGGCAGATCCAATCCACCGAACGAGCCATCGCCAAGCTCCACAAGCAGGAGAAAGCCTTGGCCTCGGGCAAGGGGCGCTGGGCGACCCTTTCGCCCGAAGAGCGGGCGGCGCGTCGGCGTCGGGTCCGGTTTCGGCTGCACCAGAAGAAGCGGCGGCTGGCGATGCTGCGCGCCCGCCTGGAAGCGGCGGAAGCGCGGACGGGATCGCCGCCGATTTGCTTTGGCTCGCGGCGCTTGTTCCATCGGCAGTTCCACCTGGAGGCGAATGGGTTCGCTTCCCACGACGCATGGCGCAAGGCATGGCGCGATGCCCGCAGCCAAAGCTTCTTCTGCCTCGGCTCCAAAGACGAGAGGAGCGGCAACCAGACGTGTTCGCTCTTGGGCGACCGCTTGCGCCTTCGGGTGCCCAACGCCCTGGCCGGCCGCTTTGGCCGGCATGTTTGGCTGCACGGCGTCCGTTTCCCCTATGGACAGGATGTCATCCTGGCGGCCCTCGCGTCCGGGCAAGCGATTTCCTACCGCTTTGTCCGGAAGAACAGCGCCTGGTATGTCTTCGCCACCACCGAACGGCCCGCGGCCCCGATCACGACATCGCGAAGGGCGGGCGCCCTTGGTGCCGATCTGAACCCCGACCGGCTGGCCGTGGCGGAGGTCGACCGCTTCGGCAACCCGGTGGCGGCGCGCGACATCCGACTTCCGCTCCAAGGCAAGCGCCGGGAGCAAGTGAAGGCCATCCTGGGCGATGCGGTGGCGGACCTGGTGGCATGGGCCAAGGGCGCCGGCAAGCCCATCGTGGTGGAGCACCTGGACTTCCGGGAGAAGAAGACCCGTCTTCGAGAAGACGACAAGCGATACGCCCGCAAGTTGTCCGCTTTTGCTTACGGCAAATTTTACGCCCTGCTCATGGCCCGGGCCGCCCGGGAAGGCGTGGAGGTGCTCCGCGTCAACCCGGCCTTCACCAGCGTGATCGGCAAAGTCAAGTTCATGGCCCGGTACGGGCTGTCGCCCCACGCGGCCGCGGCGGTGGCGATTGCCCGCCGGGGCCTGGGCTTTGGCGAGCGCTTGCGCTCCGGAACCGCCCGCCCTCTACCCGCGAGGAATCGAGGGCGGCACGTCTGGAGCGATTGGCGGCGCATCGCCCCGTCGGTGCGCGGCAAGCGGGCGCACCGGCTCTATGAGCGGTCCTCCGAGGACGCCCCAGGTCGGGGGGAACCCCGATCCACCCGGGCACCGGCGGCCTCAAGGCCGCACGGCCCCGGGTGCGATGGTCTGGCTTGGGGTCCGGGGTGCGATCCCCCGGCGCGAATCGTCGGGAGCACTGTTCGCCCGGCGTCATAG
- a CDS encoding AAA family ATPase — protein MRRARRLMVLGTPSHVGKTWLGAGLCHAFAKRGLRVAPFKAQNTAPNVYVMPDGREIARSVPLQAVAAGIEPEVEMNPNLLKPAGDRREEVLLGQAIGAWDARAYRAELFARAWRAAREAYDRLAARYDLIVLEGAGSLVEANLRDRHLASLGVALGRCPRPAGGRYRPERGLRRPGRHPGPATPVKSRTVCKSGLGHATVAAGETSFCAALCRCRSSM, from the coding sequence TTGCGGCGTGCTCGTCGGCTGATGGTACTGGGTACGCCTTCACATGTGGGCAAGACCTGGCTTGGGGCTGGCCTGTGCCACGCCTTCGCCAAGCGGGGCCTGCGCGTGGCACCCTTCAAGGCTCAGAATACGGCGCCCAACGTCTACGTCATGCCCGACGGCCGGGAGATCGCCCGCTCCGTCCCCCTGCAGGCCGTCGCGGCCGGGATCGAGCCCGAGGTCGAGATGAACCCCAACTTGCTCAAGCCAGCGGGCGACCGCCGCGAGGAGGTCTTGTTGGGCCAAGCCATCGGCGCCTGGGACGCCCGGGCCTACCGGGCGGAGCTTTTCGCTCGCGCCTGGCGCGCCGCCCGAGAGGCCTATGACCGCCTAGCCGCCCGGTACGACCTAATCGTGCTCGAGGGAGCGGGGAGCCTGGTGGAGGCGAACCTGCGGGACCGGCACCTGGCTAGCCTGGGCGTGGCCCTGGGCCGCTGCCCCCGGCCTGCTGGTGGGCGATATCGACCGGAGCGGGGTCTTCGCCGCCCTGGTCGGCACCCTGGCCCTGCTACCCCGGTCAAGTCCCGAACTGTCTGTAAAAGCGGTCTGGGTCATGCCACGGTGGCAGCGGGTGAAACCTCTTTCTGCGCCGCTCTTTGCCGTTGCCGCTCCTCGATGTAG